Genomic window (Juglans microcarpa x Juglans regia isolate MS1-56 chromosome 2S, Jm3101_v1.0, whole genome shotgun sequence):
AACTCCCAGAGTTGGAAGATGGGTGACCCAACCGGTGTGCTATTCACTGTCCgcccatttttcataaatgtaaacgttgaaagaaattgaaaatactCATCTGGGGGAGTATCATCTGTCCGTTTGGTGATTTGTTTAATGTGTCGAAAAATCGTCCTTCTCCCACCTCTGACGAAGAGAGGAAATAAGATCTCACAAACGGTGCCACTAGTATTGCGGTAAAAATCGTTCAACAGGCCAGAAAGAGAGCAAGTCATTCCCGGCCCACTAGGTGACTTGGGCCTCGTTCGGTGTTGTTTGAAGCCCCCGGTAGTGTTTCAATATGGTTGTACGGTAGATGTGCGTATGTCTATGGCGGTGAATGGAAAATATAAATGCAGAGAAATAAAGATATGAACATATAGATTTACCtggttcggcataatgcctacgtccacggacgtttggggaggagaaatctactatatcatttttatttacagGCTTTTATATCTCTCTGTACAATGGTGATGTTGAATGTAAATTTACTAGAGAAAGACATTCATTGGAGTTCTCTCAATTCTCTAGTTGAAGGAGaggtcgaagaagaagaaggagaactGAAAACGAAGAAGAAGCCAACCCAGAGAAGGAGAACCTTTCGCTCTATTTATCTGAATCTATTTTCCTACGTGCGCCCCCTCCTTGTCATCCCATGCGTCCTTGTCTCCCATGACCCTTCTGACCCCTTTGGCGTGCTATCCCCCATGACCTCTCTGACCCCCCTTGGTGTGTTGTCCCCCCTAACTCACCTGACCCCCATGACTCCCCTGATCCCCATGTCCAATTGTCTCTAATCTTGGTGGGCTAGGCCTGGTAGCTGGGCCGTAtgggtttatttattttctccccTCACAGATGTGATTGCCATTGCGTTGCAAAGTTGGATACACAGACTCAACAAGATACCTTAGGCGCAACACGTGGAACATAATATCAAGAATCAACTGAAGGGGATCATGTGAGCACTAATGATGGACTTATCGTGTAGAATAGTTGACATTAATTAATGTAAAGCTAATTGAGGCAATCTAAGTCATGCACATCGTGATTAGACCGCTGACAAAACACGAGGGATCAACCCATCCTGGGGAACACATTTAGCAATAAGTGAATGGACAAAGTCATGACAGCCATTAATGGCTAAGGCTCCTCACACAAAGGGAATTCCAATCTTAACTATAAATACATGGCGAGCAGTGGGTAAGTCTTTCGCATTATTTAGACATTTGATAATTCTATCCTCTTTCTAATTTAAGCGGAGGCGTCATTTGCTGTGACCACCTCAACCCTTTCTCTATGAACTTATAGGCTTAGTGAAAACAATCTCACCCTCAAAAGTCTAGCTAATGGGAAAATGTTTAAACTGTTACATATGATATGAGATAGAGAGACTTTGTCTaaggaaatttttttctaaCACACGGAAGATGCGCTCTCAttgaaaatagaaggaaaaacctCCAAAACATAGACTCTAAGAGAGCAAGAAGGGAAATTATGTGGGTATCCCTTTAGCCAACCTAGAACCTTCCATATTCAATGTCTTACATTAATTAGTACTTAAAATGACTCCATAACAACATATTACACTTGTCCAACATTAACCCAACTACATAAAGATGCAAGAAAATGACTAATATAGAGACAACAAtggcattaatttattttaacactCCCCCTTAATGTCTTGTGTGACATCCAACATTTCTCTCAAATAATGAGATTTGTCTTTTGCAGAAGAGCCTTAGTGAAAATATCAGCAACTTAGTATTGGTTGTGCAATACTCGAGTTGAATCTCTTCATCTTCCACAGTCTCTctaaggccctgtttggatacagaaatagtttcatctcatctcatgtcatcattacaactttatcaaaatttcacacaaaatataataaacaattcaactttttcaaatctcaaaacaataatatcttatctcactatccaaacggggacTAATAAAGTGATGCATGATTgcaatatattttctttggatATGGTAAACAAGATTCTTTGTCATAGCAATGGCGGATTTTGCAACAAGGGGTAACTATGGATGGATACAGAGGTAAGCCCAATAGTGTTTTTACCTAGGGCCTTCAATCACTAAGGATGTGATAGGCTAAGGATAAATGCCATAAGCCTAGGCCCATTACGATTTAAAAAGCTTAGGCCTTTCTTGAAAAGCCTTAGAAATTAGGCTCAAACATGAAGAAGGCATAAAGCCTTTGGACCTAACTTGGTGATAGTAAAGGCCCTTGGCCCAATCTTAGAAAGACATGTCATTTTGACCTAATCTTGGTAGACCTTTGAGACCTTATATGAGCCCTCAAATCTAGAGATAAGGTCCATTCTTTGACCCACACCAAAAGCCCATAACCAAGAGACTTAAACAAATGACACCTACAAGCTCAACAAGGCCCAAAAgtcttgtcttccatttttacaCTTCTAATTGAAGCACACATACACCATACCACTGGTTTTCCTCAAGCCCAAGAAGTGTCACATGCCCCTAAGGTTCCCTTTTGACCACGATTaagcttctaacttgagttaagggcattaatcaacttacacaTGATAAGTGACCtctaaaccatgttttaagcttaatttttttcaaattattttccacattttttatctgaaatttatttattttattactaaatTGCATCATTCTTAGACCAAATTAGAAGTTTAATCTTAACCCAACACATGTCCATAGAAACAAAGTCATGTCAATGCCCAAATCACCACCAATTGGCACACATGTGCACCTTCATATGCATTGCACCAAATCAGCCCCTAGCCCACGCctttttcacaattttctcaaaggaaatttcatcatttacacCCCACCTTAACCCTCCTAGTTCAGTTCTAGCATTGGAAGAATTGGCTCCAATATACCAAACCAAGAAACCCAACCAATTTCATTGCAAGCCTAGTTGAAACCAAAATGAGTGCTCTTAGTTTCAATTGAATTTTCTGCTCTTGGTTTAGCCAACTCCGCACGCCACCACCCCTTCCCTCCAATCCCCAAGAACCCTCAAGTCATCATGGGAGTTTTGACCCAAGCTATCCCCAAACAAAAACCACAAACCAATGGGCATCCACACTTGAACCACTCGGCAACCTCACTTCACCCTCTTCCTTGAGCTGCACACACATCATCACTTGGCAGCCAATCCCTCCATCTTTCACCACCTAAAAAGGGCCTCAAGTAGTGTCATCATACCTGCACAACACAGCCAGGAGAAAGGACAAGAAGGTGAGGCAAGCATGAGATGAATCTGTCCAAATTTTCAGACCCCTACCCGACAGCTTCAtgccatttttttcattttcattttttatttctacacCATGGCAGCACCTGCATCCACATAGCACCTTGCAACACctgaaaaacaagaaattatGAAGGTTGGAACACTATTCACCTGCACAAGTGATGACACAAGCTAAAACTTGCATCACCACACTCCACCGCCCACTCAACCAATGACCAAACCCTTCTTCAGCCAAGGCCAACGTCCCCCTCCCCTCTTGAAGGCTATAAATACCTCTCCCACTTCCTCATTTATCCATACTTCTTCTTTAAGCCTTCTATTGAGTATTGAGAGCATTTCTCCCCCTTAGTAAGCAatagagtgaaaccgagtgagttcTAGAGTGAAGTTGTGTTAGGAGCTCCAAGGGTCACGAATCTTTGTAAGTAACCTTGCCCTAatctttttttagtattataataGCATGTTAGGCTTTAATTTATGCCATGGGAATgaatttttaattgattttactTGAGGTTACCATGCTTAGTTCAAATCAGGGTTAATTGGGATCATTAATTTCAAAGTTGGAAGCATGTTATAATAtgctttaattctatcttgtgctGATCATCTAAGCATGCATCGATTTTGATTAGTTTATGCTTAACTTATGaaagttttgattaatttacctAGGCTTGAATAATGTGCATCTAGAAAAGCATTATGATtgagataagaatgaaaatgtacgatttgattaaacttttgaaaaatcttttgaTGTATAcagctagaaacatcatgcatgcttaggttgtgtttggatgttgaagtgagttgagttgagttgagttgagatgataaaatattattagaatattattttttaatattattattattttaaaatttgaaaaagttgaattgtttattatattttgtattgaaatttgaaaaagttgtaatgatgagttgagatgagttgagaggagttaggTAACCAAACGAATCCTAATGGATGATTTAGTGGTGATTAAGGTCTTTTGCCATGTTTAAGTATTAGGATGAACTTGTATGACCTAAAcctaagtttttaatttgtcaTTAAGGTTGTAATTATTGGTGGAACTTGATGAAATTGAGTACACATGAATCCATGGGGGTTAATTAGTTGAAATCACACTTAGCATTAATGgaatgcatgccatgggttgggTCTTATTAGAATAGTTGCACTTTGATTCTTAAAATTCtaagggcatagatggttttagaacatagaaaatatgaggTTTGTGAAATTCCGTAAATTTTGGGCCTCatttgcaaatagtgaaaatttagaacCTTAGTGGCAAATTTGAAAAGTttaggagtatttttttttaaatatccatttttgaacccttttgattatgaacatcttccttatAAGctcaaatcctaacttagtataacCTTGTTCACAGCCGCTATGATTTTTTCAACCTCGGACAATTTGTAAGTtgacctctaacttacacctccataagttatttatgatttattgataaatgtcacattcatattataattttcatttaagtatgaaatatcatgttatatgatacattgaatATATGACTGCTTTCTTACATGACATGTGCACTTTTTTATCACTTGAGCATGTTAtacaaaattgtcattttcacaaGAAGCATACTTATAAACGCATGTTATGAAACATATTTTTAAGCATAGAATGAAAACTTAATCTTTTCacaaccccaaaggctaggatggggattatcctagtgaaacttcTTTATCCACTCTGGAGTGGTTAAAAATGGAGTGATaaccctgggttgacgaagagTAGTTAACGGACTTCAAATGGGTTCCATTTAAGGAATGCCAGAGCGAAGTCAAATTTTATGATACCTAAGCCTGATGgatgtatatgttatgatattataatgatgttatgtcatgttaccaatgcattgaaaaCGAGTCTGTAGATAACGTGGtctcaacatgagttgtactacggtcaccagTAGGTACTCACAGTACATATGGGGAAATTGTGATGATACGCTATAATGTTAATGTTAATGCGTTTGTTAATGATGCTTAacaatgatgaaatgttatatttttgaaagatgaattGGAATATGttctttgtaagaaaatgtgcatcaaagttttttctgaaaatgttgagaaatttgaatgggagacaaatactgattttttttcatatttatcatatatcatgcatgatttatctttgtgcatgttGGTTGTTTAGCTTACTGAGACTTCAAGTAAATATCAAGgttgtggacccactatcattctattcgggatgatagaagttgtatcaGAACCAGATAAGGATGGACAAGATGGACTAGTGGATCCAACTAATTGAAAAGGAGCTGGACCTCgattgaaaattagattttagtTTGATGTTCATAGCTCTAACCCTTCGTACCTTAGAGCGTAAGAAAGAGTTGATCTAATCATGGAGACTTATTATTCgaagtattttgtattgagtATATGCTACCTTATTGTTTGAACTCGTGATGAATATTAATGTtattgtgatgttttagttcattttggcaTAAGTTATATTTAGTCACCCTTATTCCGCTACGATTATTTCACACTACTAGTTGCGTCCTAAgatacattgcatattaactgtcatgaatgtgGGTATGTAatcatgtgttgcatgtcccgacactcTAAGTTTcggttccatcccaagcggaggttgggaCGTCACATATTTGTTATCACACAAAAGTGGAGTAGCTTCTGCTTGCTTCTCACCAACATCTTTTAAGATTCTCCTTAGCCATATTGCTTGTGAAGTTGCCAATGATGCCGAAATATACTCGACCTAAGTGAAAGATTGTGTAACACTTTATTGCTTCTTGGATGCCCATGAAAATACATTGGAAccaaatgaaaatgcatatctgGAAGTGCTTCTCATATCATCAACAGTGAATACCGTTCCGGTGACAGTTTTGATCGAGacactagaatgaaatattttggtactGGTACCGTTTTGagatagtctatatatagataaattaattatatatatataaattatattccaaatttACAACAATATAACTCTTGAAAACTTGTATACTtgaaaaaactcaataatacttttCAATACAATGAGGGAAGGGGAGAAAAAGTAGATCAGAAAGTTAGATTATGAGAAGAATTGAAACAATTGAGAGCTTTTTCGATCTGTATCAAGGGACAAACATGAGTTCTAATGCATGAGTTTTAGAAAAAGTTCTCCATCGTAATACAAGGGGGAATTGATAAACTGAGAAGAACTGGGAGAGAGAATTGGTGTAAAggttttaaaaaacaattgaaaaattgaatataCTGCTTCACCCCAAAAGGACTTAGGCAAGCCCTTCTCATAAAGCATAGACTTCATCATCTCAACAATggttctattctttttttatgccattccattttgttgtggagtgtaTCCAATTGTTAATTGTCTCTCCATGCCAATATCTTCATAAAACTTCTCAAATTCATGGTAGTTGTACTCACCACCTCTTCACTTCTCAATACTTTCAAAAAGTGTCCACTTTATCTCTCAACaaacttttgaatttttttgaaaatggagAAAACACCCGACTTTTGCTTCAAGGAATATATTCATGTCATTcttgtaaaatcatcaatgaaaattataaaatatttgttacctCCATAAATTGGTGTTGACTAGGCCCATAGTATGGACAAGCTCCAGTGGTGCTTTGGATCTCCATGCTTTCTCCTTGGGAAATGACTCACGGTGGTATTTGCCAAGTGCACAACCTTCACAAACCTCTTGCACTTCTTGTATAGTTGGCAATCCATACACCAAGTTCTTTTGTTGGAGAATcttcaagttttgaaaattcaagTGCCCAAGTTTGTATGCCAAAGTCATTACTCATCAACCACATCCATCTTTAAGgccatatttatttaatatgggaaagtaaaaggaaagcttctattatttttcatcttgatTTTTGCCACAACTTGTCTTCTGCCCCCTTTGTTATAAATCTtgcaaaaatctcattcaaaatGAGCAGAATACCCATGCTCTATAAGTTGCCCAACACTTAATAAGTTTTGCTTCAAATCCAAAACTATCAATACACCCCGAATGTATTTTGTGCCCCTCTTTGTTTCTATAGCAATTGtaccttttccttttacttgGACTAAGGAACCATTTCCCATCTTGACTTAGAAATTTGATGAAGTATCAATCTCCACAAAAGTACTTTCATCTGCAGTCATGTGATTGCTATAGCCACTATCAAGAAACCACACATCATTCTTTTGCTCTGATGCCACTTGACAACTATAAAAACAAGTTTGCTTCACTTTCTtgctctttgaaaaaaattgtttgctCATTAATTTTTAACcgacaatcttttttaatatgCCCAAACTTTTACAATTGTGACATTGAGCTTTTCCCCAGAACTAGCAATCTTTATCAACGTgactatttcttttataaatttcacatttttGTTGAGTGGACTCCACATTTCCACTTCTCTCAAAATTACTCATTCCCCTTTGTCTTCcatttcttcatcttcctcttccatGTCTTACACTTCCAGAAGAATCACTTTTAAATGAATCTctttcttgaatttttgagtTAACATTGAGTTTAGATTGAAAGACACTTTCAATTGATTTTTTGGAGTGTCTGCTCAACCTTTGCTCAAGTGTTTTAATTGAACCCATCAACTCTTAAATACTCAACTTATcaatttctttagtttcttcaaCAACAGAAATAATGGGATCAAACTTCTTTGGcaaactaattaatattttctcaacaattCTTTGATACAAAATATTCTCTCCATACGTTTTCATTTGACTCACAACTTACATAAGTCTGGaagaataatctttcaataactCCATTTCTTTCATCTGcacattttcaaaatctctTCTCAAGGATTGAAGTTTATAGTTCTTACCTTCATCTGCACATTTGCATTTGTATAGGTTGGATTGTCTTCAAAGCTTTGCCACACGTTTTGGAAAGTTTTTGGGAACGGACAATGATACGGTTTATAGAACCCGAGCCACAGGGGCACAGTTGTGTGTAGCTGTTGATCTCAGAGACGAGCAGATTAAAGGATTTCATGTGATGTTTGGTTCGCATCAGATTTGGCAGTCGGTGGTCTATGAGAAGCCAGGTTTTTACTGTAATAAATGTTATAGGCAAGGCCATACGGAGGTGGCTTGTAGAATGGGACAGCGTGCAAGCCGTGTGCATGTCAGGAAACAGTCCAGAAACGTGGAAGGGAACAAGGATGATGGAAAAATATGGAAGGAAGTGGGTCGGAAGAACTCTGCCGTGGTGATAACCAAAGAAGATGACCATGCAAATATATGTCTTCTTCCACGAAAATAAGTCCCGCTACAAATCTTCACGCCCAGCCAATGTTTTATTTGAACATTGAAATGAGATAGAGACTTTTGtctaagaaattttttttctaacacaGGGAAGGTGCACTCTCAttgaaaaaataaggaaaaaccTCCAAAACATATACTCTTAAGGGAGCAAGAAGGAAAATTCCGTGGATCTCCCCTCTAGCCAACCTAGAACCTTCCATATTCAATGCCTTACATTAATTAGCACTTAAAATAACTCTATAACGACATTACACTTGTCCAACATTAACCCAACTTCATAAACATGCAAGAAAATGACTAAAATGGATACAACAAtggcattaatttattttaacacaAACAGATACCTTATTTTAAAGGATGACTTTGTGTTAGAATTTCATATTCTAAAGACACTTCTCATGCCAAAATGATGTCTCAATAATACACTGAAGTTCATAGAGCTAGCAACTACCGAGTTCCTCGAGTCactatatttcatattttgttgTCGGGGCAGGGTTTATGGATTACTGCTGCAGTATAGGCTGAGTACCCATGAAGTTAACTTTTTTGTACTCTCTTTAGAAAAtcctagagaaagaaaaggaaactaGATGCACCCACTGGTGCGAAATGGTGCAGATACAAGCGCTAATGAAAACCTGACAAAACCAAACCTTTACATCCAGTATAATGAACTCACTAGGTAGATAAAGTCATAAAAATGAATAACAGATAATCTATACCAAATATTATAGAAGGAAAAATTTGGAAGTACTGGTCATATAAACTTCATAACTCTGCATTTAGTGTAAGGAATTATAACTTCACTATAGTAAACTAACATCACATATGTCAGGGAAAAAGCTGTACATAACCAGTTATTATTGCAATTCCTAGTATTATAAATGGTGGAAGAATTATGAAAGCTCCAATAGTGGCAAAGAAAACCGTATCATTCCTCTGAGACACCTCATCCAGGTAAGCCTGTCTTCTGACATTTCTCTTCTGTGAGATGGTTAAGAACTTGGGAGTaaacttctttaaatttttacccAAGGGAATGCTGAAGTCGTCATCTCTGTCTCCAACTAATTGTGCTAATTGGTCACGGATTGTTCGGCTCTGAGAGCTGCCATCACTCTCATAACCTGGTGATGATATATGATACCAAGGAAATTTTATACTGAACCCAAGTCCCGTGTAAAAAGATTAAATCTTTATGAGTGAGAATCGAATCATATGACTATTTCAATGCTGGATTAATTCACATACCATCAACCGCTGAGCTAGTGGAAGTGAGTTGTTCCAGCAGATCGAGCTGAATCCGATTGGAAGACAAAGACCCTTTTAAGATTTAAACATTAAAAGTGCATCAGAATCAACATCACGATTTTCGCAGCTAAAACTTTTATGGTTTGAAGTTAGTATATTGCATCAGTGAGCAATATTTAATAATCCTTGAGATTGAATTAGCTACCTTCTAAAGGGAACAGGAACCGAAAAATTGTGCTAATGGAATAAGAAAACTTCAAGCAGTTTGAACTACTGAACTGATGACACCTAGCTAGGA
Coding sequences:
- the LOC121253651 gene encoding uncharacterized protein LOC121253651 — encoded protein: MALNFIAAFLHPKPSTSPPPSLFPKHRRLIRLQSSSPPHFRTSAQSDHGTERGVTEEDPSVSLSGSLSSNRIQLDLLEQLTSTSSAVDGYESDGSSQSRTIRDQLAQLVGDRDDDFSIPLGKNLKKFTPKFLTISQKRNVRRQAYLDEVSQRNDTVFFATIGAFIILPPFIILGIAIITGYVQLFP